The following coding sequences are from one uncultured Bacteroides sp. window:
- a CDS encoding polysaccharide lyase: MNNIKKLLSVLILTTGCVTSAVAQYPIIPDSTKARGERQEAEYEKKSDAAWQKALPVVLEEAAKGRPYKPWASKPDDLLKENIPAFPGAEGGGAYTPGGRGGQVLEVTSLADDGPGSFREACETGGARIIVFNVSGVIHLKSPIHVRAPYITIAGQTAPGDGICVTGASFLIDTHDVVMRHMRFRRGARDVAFRDDAVGGNAVGNIMIDHCSASWGLDENMSIYRHVYNRNEKGYGLKLPTVNITIQNSIFSEALDSYNHAFGATVGGHNCMFARNLFASNISRNCSIGMNEGFNFVNNVIYNWWNRSVDGGDHTSFYNIINNFYKPGPITPLAKKISYRILKPEAGRDHTKVLTFGKAYVSGNIVYGNKKVTKDNWDGGVQLADVKAEDYLPKIKVDKPFAMPHVTIMPTKKAYRFVLNNVGANFPKRDAVDARVIKTVKIGKAIYVKNAPEFISPYVKRRLPVDSYKKGIITDIRQVGGLPEYKGASYVDSDKDGMPDRWEVKNGLNPHDPSDAILDCNGDGYTNIEKYINGIDTRKKVDWTDVKNNHDTLAGRKSLL, from the coding sequence ATGAATAACATTAAGAAATTACTATCTGTTTTGATCTTGACAACCGGCTGTGTAACATCAGCTGTTGCACAGTATCCTATTATTCCGGACTCTACCAAAGCTAGAGGTGAACGCCAGGAAGCTGAGTATGAAAAAAAATCTGATGCTGCTTGGCAAAAGGCTTTACCTGTAGTCCTTGAAGAGGCGGCTAAAGGACGCCCTTATAAACCCTGGGCTTCAAAACCGGACGATTTATTAAAAGAGAATATCCCAGCTTTTCCAGGTGCGGAAGGAGGAGGAGCTTATACTCCCGGAGGACGTGGAGGACAGGTTCTAGAAGTAACTTCTTTGGCTGATGATGGTCCGGGCTCTTTCCGTGAAGCTTGTGAAACAGGAGGTGCACGTATTATTGTGTTTAATGTTTCAGGTGTTATCCATTTGAAAAGTCCTATTCATGTAAGAGCTCCTTATATCACAATTGCAGGACAGACAGCTCCCGGAGACGGTATTTGTGTAACAGGAGCTTCTTTCCTTATTGATACACACGATGTGGTGATGCGCCATATGCGTTTTCGTCGTGGTGCTCGTGATGTGGCTTTCCGTGATGATGCTGTAGGAGGGAATGCCGTTGGTAATATTATGATTGATCACTGTTCCGCTAGTTGGGGACTTGATGAGAATATGTCGATTTATCGCCATGTCTATAACCGGAATGAGAAAGGTTATGGCTTGAAACTTCCTACTGTAAATATAACAATTCAAAACTCTATTTTTTCTGAAGCTCTTGATTCCTATAACCATGCTTTTGGAGCTACTGTAGGTGGACATAATTGTATGTTTGCTCGTAACCTTTTTGCTTCTAATATAAGTCGCAATTGCTCCATAGGTATGAATGAGGGTTTTAATTTTGTAAATAATGTGATTTATAATTGGTGGAATAGATCGGTAGATGGGGGAGATCACACTAGTTTTTACAATATAATTAATAACTTTTATAAGCCAGGTCCTATAACTCCGCTTGCTAAAAAGATATCTTATCGTATATTAAAACCTGAAGCAGGTAGAGATCATACTAAGGTTTTAACTTTTGGAAAAGCTTATGTTTCTGGTAATATCGTGTATGGTAATAAAAAAGTCACGAAAGATAATTGGGATGGAGGAGTGCAATTGGCTGATGTTAAAGCCGAAGATTATCTTCCTAAAATAAAGGTCGATAAACCATTTGCTATGCCTCATGTAACAATTATGCCTACAAAAAAAGCATATCGATTTGTTCTTAATAATGTGGGAGCTAATTTTCCTAAACGTGATGCGGTAGATGCACGGGTTATTAAAACGGTAAAAATAGGTAAAGCTATTTATGTAAAAAATGCTCCTGAATTTATATCTCCTTATGTAAAAAGAAGACTTCCTGTTGATTCATATAAAAAAGGAATAATTACGGATATTCGTCAGGTTGGCGGATTGCCTGAATATAAAGGAGCTTCTTATGTTGATTCTGACAAAGATGGAATGCCAGATAGGTGGGAAGTGAAAAATGGCTTGAATCCTCATGACCCTTCTGATGCGATTCTTGATTGCAATGGAGATGGCTATACGAATATTGAGAAATACATTAACGGAATAGATACCCGAAAAAAAGTTGATTGGACTGATGTAAAGAATAACCATGACACTTTAGCCGGACGTAAAAGTTTGTTGTAA
- a CDS encoding DUF6298 domain-containing protein, with protein MKRNKLKLILLGLASIAMLQSVVAQDFDLKVNKGKLTYLKDEKGNRILDFSFCGYRNSDQDIPTLDNVVFVPCKKGDSWVEIQKAIDYVSTLKPDKKGFRGAVLLDKGMYTLSKELRIGTSGVVLRGTDKNETVLLKKGVDRGALIYIEGINNQIIQDTLNISSRYVPVNDCTLEVPSAAKLHVGDRVIVRRPSTKEWIASVGCDIYGGGISALGWKPGDTDMFWDRIVTSIEGNKITLDVPLTVALDTAYGISQVMPYHWSGRISDSGVENMTLVSDYDKKYPEDEDHCWTGISIENAENCWVRRVNFKHFSGNAVFVQRTASKVTVEDCISKEPISEIGGMRRCTFFTMGQLTLFQRCYSEHGIHDFSAGFCAPGPNAFVQCESTESLGFSGSIDAWACGLLFDVVNIDGHNLTYKNLGQDKNGAGWNTANSLFWQCTAAEIECYTPAKDAQNRAYGCWAQFSGDGQWAESNNHVSPRSFFYAQLADRLKKECSERARILPRSTSATSSPTVEMAMKLTKEAYIPRLTLEKWINEGTFNASVNRDKVKSVDRVKVSTGFVAREVALENRAKHSIGLKDGRIVMDGALMVGSRQEVPWWNGKVKTNFLPFAKPHVTRFVPGREGLGLTDRIDSVVNYMKAHNMLLLDHNYGLWYDLRRDDHERVRRRDGDVWAPLYEQPFSRSGEGTAWDGLSKYDLNRPNAWYWSRLKQFADKGEQVGLLLFHENYFQHNIIEAGAHWVDCPWRPVNNINNTGFPEPVPFAGDKRLFLAEMFYDVTNPVRRELHEKYIRQCLDNFADNNNVVQLISAEFTGPLHFVQFWIDVIAKWEKETGKHPLIALSTTKDVQDAILNDPKRSAIVDIIDIRYWHYKKDGTVYAPEGGKNMAPRQFMRKMKVGKISFESTYKAVNEYRQKYPDKAVTFFAARNYRNMAWAIFMAGGSCPQLPVKDERFLSDAVLMKIENTGTDGSKKMVNSDIGAIVYSQSEGEISLDLSAGRYCLSTVELGSGLIHVIDKSLKIKGLYKLKTPPNKKIVYWFHKL; from the coding sequence ATGAAAAGAAACAAGTTAAAACTTATTTTATTAGGCTTGGCTTCAATAGCTATGTTACAGTCTGTTGTTGCTCAAGATTTCGACTTAAAAGTAAATAAAGGCAAGTTAACCTATTTAAAGGATGAAAAAGGAAATAGAATTTTAGACTTTTCTTTTTGTGGATATCGTAATTCAGATCAAGATATTCCGACTTTAGATAATGTTGTATTTGTACCTTGTAAAAAGGGAGATAGTTGGGTTGAAATACAGAAAGCTATTGACTATGTCTCTACTTTGAAACCTGACAAAAAAGGATTTCGTGGTGCTGTATTACTTGACAAAGGAATGTATACGTTGTCTAAAGAATTACGTATCGGGACTTCAGGAGTGGTACTGAGAGGAACTGACAAGAATGAAACGGTCTTATTAAAGAAAGGAGTAGATCGCGGAGCTCTTATTTATATAGAGGGGATTAATAATCAAATTATTCAGGATACACTGAATATTTCTTCTCGTTATGTTCCGGTTAATGATTGTACGCTGGAAGTTCCTTCTGCTGCAAAATTACATGTCGGAGATCGTGTAATAGTAAGAAGACCTTCTACTAAAGAGTGGATTGCTTCTGTAGGATGTGATATTTATGGAGGAGGAATCAGTGCGTTAGGATGGAAACCAGGTGATACTGATATGTTTTGGGATCGAATTGTCACTTCTATTGAAGGAAATAAGATAACTCTTGATGTTCCTCTGACTGTTGCTTTGGACACTGCGTATGGAATTTCTCAAGTTATGCCTTACCATTGGTCGGGACGTATCTCTGATTCAGGTGTAGAGAATATGACACTCGTTTCGGATTACGATAAAAAATACCCTGAAGATGAAGACCACTGCTGGACAGGTATCTCTATCGAGAATGCTGAAAATTGTTGGGTACGTAGGGTGAATTTTAAACATTTCTCCGGCAATGCTGTCTTTGTTCAACGTACCGCTTCAAAGGTTACGGTAGAAGACTGTATCTCTAAAGAACCTATTTCTGAAATAGGAGGGATGAGAAGATGTACCTTCTTTACTATGGGACAACTGACTCTCTTTCAACGTTGTTATTCAGAACATGGAATACATGATTTCTCTGCAGGCTTTTGTGCTCCCGGTCCAAATGCTTTTGTGCAATGCGAATCAACTGAATCGTTAGGATTTAGTGGCTCTATTGATGCTTGGGCATGTGGTCTTTTATTTGATGTGGTTAATATTGATGGTCATAATTTGACCTATAAAAACTTAGGGCAAGATAAAAATGGTGCGGGTTGGAATACTGCCAATAGTCTTTTCTGGCAATGTACCGCAGCCGAAATTGAATGTTATACTCCTGCTAAAGATGCTCAGAATCGTGCTTACGGATGTTGGGCTCAGTTTTCTGGTGACGGACAATGGGCTGAATCTAATAATCATGTTAGTCCACGTAGCTTTTTTTATGCACAACTTGCTGATCGCTTGAAAAAAGAATGTAGCGAACGAGCACGAATTCTGCCTAGAAGCACAAGTGCAACTAGTAGTCCTACGGTTGAAATGGCAATGAAACTAACCAAAGAGGCATATATACCTCGCTTGACTCTTGAAAAATGGATTAATGAAGGTACTTTTAATGCTTCTGTAAATAGGGATAAAGTGAAATCTGTTGATAGAGTAAAAGTCTCAACAGGCTTTGTAGCTCGTGAAGTTGCCTTGGAAAATCGCGCAAAGCATTCTATAGGTCTTAAAGATGGACGTATAGTAATGGATGGTGCATTGATGGTTGGATCTCGCCAAGAAGTACCATGGTGGAACGGGAAAGTGAAAACTAATTTCCTGCCTTTTGCTAAACCTCATGTTACTCGTTTTGTCCCTGGTCGTGAAGGATTAGGATTGACAGACCGAATTGATTCAGTGGTGAACTATATGAAAGCACATAACATGTTGCTTCTTGATCATAACTATGGGCTTTGGTACGATCTTCGGCGTGATGATCACGAACGCGTTCGTCGTCGGGATGGAGACGTATGGGCACCTTTGTACGAACAACCTTTTTCACGCTCTGGAGAGGGTACAGCATGGGATGGGTTGAGTAAATATGATTTGAATCGTCCTAATGCATGGTATTGGTCGCGGTTGAAACAATTTGCAGATAAAGGTGAACAAGTTGGTTTGTTGCTGTTTCATGAAAACTATTTTCAGCATAATATTATTGAAGCCGGAGCTCACTGGGTTGACTGCCCTTGGCGTCCCGTGAACAACATAAATAATACAGGTTTTCCTGAGCCCGTACCTTTTGCAGGTGATAAACGTCTTTTCTTAGCGGAAATGTTCTATGATGTAACTAACCCTGTTCGCAGAGAGTTACATGAGAAATATATAAGGCAATGCTTGGATAATTTTGCAGATAATAATAATGTGGTCCAATTGATCAGTGCCGAATTTACTGGGCCGCTACATTTTGTTCAATTCTGGATTGACGTGATTGCAAAATGGGAAAAAGAAACAGGCAAGCATCCGCTTATTGCACTTAGTACAACTAAAGATGTTCAGGATGCTATATTGAATGATCCTAAGAGATCAGCAATAGTCGATATTATCGATATACGGTATTGGCATTATAAAAAAGATGGAACTGTTTATGCTCCTGAAGGAGGAAAGAATATGGCTCCTCGTCAATTTATGAGAAAAATGAAAGTTGGCAAAATATCTTTTGAATCAACTTATAAAGCAGTGAATGAATATCGCCAGAAATATCCAGATAAAGCTGTTACCTTCTTTGCTGCTCGTAACTATCGTAACATGGCATGGGCTATATTTATGGCAGGTGGATCTTGTCCGCAATTACCAGTAAAGGATGAACGTTTTCTTTCTGATGCTGTTCTCATGAAAATAGAAAATACTGGTACTGATGGTTCTAAGAAAATGGTAAATTCTGATATAGGAGCTATCGTTTATTCCCAATCTGAAGGAGAAATTTCTCTTGATTTATCTGCAGGTCGATATTGCTTGTCGACTGTTGAACTTGGTAGTGGTTTAATTCATGTAATTGATAAGTCATTGAAAATAAAAGGTTTATATAAACTTAAAACACCTCCTAATAAAAAGATTGTCTATTGGTTTCATAAATTATAA
- a CDS encoding sigma-70 family RNA polymerase sigma factor, whose product MRKQDCNTDTITLNESLDLETRLFADFQSGDINAFSRIYDLYINVLFNYGCKLTLDKELLKDCIHDIFVKIYMRRDTLGDISNFKSYLFISLKNKLCDEMRRRVYMSDTPVEDFTDVSSDDNVEESYIVRETKKKDKNIVGNILEQLSPRQKEALTLYYIEEKKYDDICVIMNMNYQSVRNLMHRGLVKLRTLV is encoded by the coding sequence ATGAGAAAACAGGATTGTAATACTGATACGATAACACTTAATGAATCTCTCGATTTGGAAACTCGTTTATTTGCCGATTTTCAATCTGGCGATATAAACGCTTTTTCGCGTATTTACGACTTGTATATAAATGTTCTTTTTAATTATGGTTGCAAATTGACTCTTGATAAAGAGCTTTTGAAGGACTGTATTCATGATATCTTTGTGAAAATCTATATGAGAAGAGATACGCTAGGTGACATCAGCAATTTTAAATCTTATCTTTTTATTTCTTTAAAGAATAAATTATGCGATGAAATGCGGAGAAGGGTTTATATGTCTGATACTCCTGTAGAGGATTTTACAGATGTATCTAGTGATGATAATGTTGAGGAATCTTATATAGTAAGAGAGACTAAGAAAAAAGATAAAAATATTGTAGGGAATATTTTAGAGCAACTTTCTCCTCGACAGAAAGAGGCTCTGACTTTGTATTATATTGAAGAGAAAAAATATGATGATATTTGTGTGATTATGAATATGAATTACCAATCTGTACGTAATTTGATGCATAGAGGGTTGGTTAAATTAAGAACATTGGTATAA
- a CDS encoding MFS transporter, producing the protein MDNLKSTKTGGAMFGILLALSLSHLLNDTLQSVISAIYPLIKEGLSLNFSQIGIITLVYQISASVFQPIIGLYLDKKPNPWFLPMGMGFTLTGLVILAFANSLHLVLISVFLVGIGSATLHPEASRLTSLASGGKRGLAQSLFQVGGSMGVSLGPLLVALIIAPYGQKNIVFFSILAIIAMIVMLPICRWYKRIIQISGKRTKSAEVNIKSPLSKNKIILSLIILLILIFSKYVYMASLTNFYTFYLIDKFGVSIQTSQFYLFAFLFAAALGTLLGGPIGDRVGRKYVIWVSILGVAPFTLLMPHANLLWTCILSICIGLILSSAFSAILVYAQELLPMKLGLISGLFFGLAFGIAGVASAIMGKIADSHGIEYVYQMCAYMPLLGLITYFLPNIKSKK; encoded by the coding sequence ATGGACAATTTAAAATCGACAAAGACAGGAGGGGCTATGTTTGGAATCCTCTTGGCTCTTAGTTTATCTCATTTACTTAACGATACACTACAATCAGTAATATCAGCAATCTACCCTTTAATTAAAGAAGGTTTATCACTTAATTTTTCTCAAATCGGTATTATCACATTAGTTTATCAAATCTCAGCCTCGGTTTTTCAACCAATAATAGGTTTATATTTAGATAAAAAGCCTAATCCTTGGTTTTTACCTATGGGTATGGGATTCACTCTTACCGGATTAGTTATTCTGGCTTTCGCCAATTCTCTACATTTAGTTCTGATTTCCGTTTTCCTTGTAGGCATAGGTTCAGCTACCTTACATCCTGAAGCATCTCGCCTCACATCATTAGCATCAGGAGGAAAAAGAGGACTAGCACAATCTTTATTTCAAGTTGGCGGTAGTATGGGAGTATCGCTAGGTCCGTTACTAGTAGCCTTGATCATTGCTCCTTATGGGCAAAAGAATATCGTATTCTTTTCCATCTTAGCAATCATAGCAATGATCGTAATGCTTCCTATTTGTCGTTGGTATAAAAGAATCATACAAATCAGCGGGAAAAGAACTAAAAGTGCAGAAGTAAATATAAAGTCACCCTTATCTAAAAATAAAATCATTTTATCACTAATCATTCTGCTCATACTTATTTTTTCAAAATATGTATATATGGCTAGTCTGACCAACTTCTATACGTTCTACTTAATAGATAAATTTGGAGTATCTATACAGACTTCTCAATTTTATCTTTTCGCTTTTCTATTTGCAGCCGCTCTAGGAACACTTTTAGGAGGGCCTATAGGCGACCGTGTGGGACGTAAATATGTCATTTGGGTTTCTATATTAGGAGTAGCACCCTTTACTTTATTAATGCCTCATGCTAACTTACTGTGGACTTGCATCCTGAGTATTTGTATTGGCTTGATTTTGTCTTCCGCATTTTCTGCCATTCTGGTATATGCTCAGGAATTACTTCCAATGAAACTAGGACTTATATCAGGACTTTTCTTTGGATTGGCTTTTGGCATTGCAGGTGTAGCATCAGCAATAATGGGTAAGATAGCCGATTCACACGGTATAGAATACGTATATCAGATGTGTGCTTATATGCCTCTATTAGGATTAATCACTTATTTCTTACCCAATATAAAAAGTAAAAAATAA
- the ileS gene encoding isoleucine--tRNA ligase, whose amino-acid sequence MSKRFAEHSQLDLSKVNKEVLNKWDENGIFAKSMTEREGCPSYVFYEGPPSANGMPGIHHVMARSIKDIFCRYKTMKGFQVKRKAGWDTHGLPVELGVEKSLGITKEDIGKKITVAEYNAACRKDVMKFTKEWEDLTHKMGYWVDMTDPYITYDNRYIETLWWLLKQLYKKDLLYKGYTIQPYSPAAGTGLSSHELNQPGCYRDVKDTTVVAQFRIKNPKSEMTAWGTPYFIAWTTTPWTLPSNTALCVGPKIDYVAVQSYNAYTGEPITVVLAKALLNAHFNPKASELSLEDYKAGDKLIPFKVVAEYKGTELVGMDYEQLIPWVNPGEGAFRVISGDYVTTEDGTGIVHIAPTFGADDALVAKAAGVPPLQLVNKKGELRPMVDLTGKFYLLDELDETFLSEKVNVDLYKEYAGRFVKNDYDPSLSEKDETLDVSICMMMKVANQAFKIEKHVHNYPHCWRTDKPVLYYPLDSWFIRSTACKDRMMELNESINWKPESTGTGRFGKWLENLNDWNLSRSRYWGTPLPIWRTEDNTEEICIESVEELYNEIEKSVTAGLMKTNPYKEKGFVPGKYNTDNYEKIDLHRPYVDDIILVSKDGKPMKRETDLIDVWFDSGAMPYAQIHYPFENKELLDGHEVYPADFIAEGVDQTRGWFFTLHAIATMVFDSVSYKAVISNGLVLDKNGNKMSKRLGNAVDPFSTIEKYGSDPLRWYMITNSSPWDNLKFDVDGIEEIRRKFFGTLYNTYSFFALYANVDGFEYKENEIALNDRPEIDRWILSVLHSLVKEVDVCYNEYEPTKAGRLISDFVNDNLSNWYVRLNRKRFWGGEYSQDKLSAYQTLYICLETVAKLMAPIAPFYADRLYLDLITATGRDNVQSVHLAKFPVCVESFINKELEARMEMAQNVTSMVLALRRKVNIKVRQPLQCIMIPVVDQQQKAHIEAVKSLIMNEVNIKEINFVDGAAGVLVKKVKCDFKKLGPKFGKQMKAVAAAVNDLSQEAIAELENKGCYLLNLNGEEATIEIADVEIISEDIPGWLVANEGTLTVALDVTITEELRREGIARELVNRIQNIRKSNGFEITDKIRILLSKNEQTDDAVNEYNSYICAQVLAVSLQLVTEVNNNATELNFDDFSLYVDVIKE is encoded by the coding sequence ATGAGTAAGAGATTTGCTGAACACTCCCAACTTGACCTCTCGAAGGTGAATAAAGAGGTGTTGAATAAATGGGATGAGAATGGTATTTTTGCTAAAAGTATGACAGAACGCGAAGGGTGTCCTTCGTATGTGTTTTATGAAGGTCCTCCTTCTGCTAACGGAATGCCGGGTATTCACCATGTGATGGCACGTTCTATTAAAGATATTTTTTGTCGGTATAAAACGATGAAGGGTTTCCAAGTAAAGCGTAAAGCCGGATGGGATACACACGGATTACCAGTGGAGCTTGGAGTTGAAAAATCTTTAGGTATCACAAAGGAAGATATTGGTAAAAAGATTACTGTAGCAGAATATAATGCTGCATGCCGCAAAGATGTCATGAAGTTCACTAAAGAGTGGGAAGACTTAACTCACAAAATGGGTTATTGGGTAGATATGACCGATCCTTATATCACTTATGATAATCGCTATATTGAAACTTTATGGTGGTTATTGAAGCAGTTGTATAAAAAGGATTTACTCTATAAAGGCTATACTATTCAACCTTATTCTCCGGCTGCGGGAACTGGACTTAGCTCTCACGAGTTGAATCAACCCGGTTGTTATAGGGATGTTAAAGATACTACTGTAGTAGCTCAATTCCGCATAAAAAATCCTAAATCGGAAATGACGGCTTGGGGTACTCCTTATTTTATAGCTTGGACTACTACTCCATGGACACTACCCTCAAATACAGCCTTGTGTGTTGGACCGAAGATTGATTATGTAGCAGTACAGTCTTATAATGCTTATACCGGTGAACCTATAACGGTGGTGTTGGCTAAGGCTTTATTGAATGCTCATTTCAATCCAAAAGCTTCGGAATTATCTCTAGAAGATTATAAAGCGGGTGATAAATTAATCCCTTTCAAAGTTGTTGCGGAATACAAAGGAACAGAACTTGTGGGAATGGACTATGAGCAACTTATTCCTTGGGTAAATCCTGGTGAAGGGGCTTTCCGTGTCATTTCAGGTGATTATGTTACCACAGAAGATGGTACCGGTATTGTTCACATAGCACCAACTTTCGGTGCTGATGATGCATTAGTGGCGAAAGCAGCAGGTGTACCTCCTTTGCAATTGGTAAATAAAAAAGGTGAACTTCGTCCGATGGTTGATCTTACGGGTAAATTTTATCTTTTGGATGAATTAGATGAAACATTCCTTAGTGAAAAGGTTAATGTAGATTTATATAAGGAATATGCGGGTCGTTTTGTGAAAAATGATTATGATCCTTCTCTCAGCGAAAAAGATGAAACTTTGGATGTTTCAATCTGTATGATGATGAAAGTAGCCAATCAAGCATTCAAAATTGAGAAGCATGTCCATAATTATCCTCATTGCTGGCGTACAGACAAACCTGTACTCTATTATCCGCTAGATAGTTGGTTTATTCGTTCTACAGCATGCAAGGATCGCATGATGGAGTTAAATGAATCAATCAATTGGAAACCTGAGTCAACAGGAACAGGTCGTTTTGGAAAATGGCTTGAGAATTTGAATGATTGGAATTTGAGTCGATCTCGCTACTGGGGTACTCCTTTACCTATTTGGCGTACTGAGGATAATACGGAAGAAATCTGTATTGAATCTGTAGAAGAATTATATAATGAAATAGAAAAATCGGTAACTGCCGGATTGATGAAAACAAATCCGTATAAAGAAAAAGGCTTTGTTCCCGGTAAATATAATACTGATAATTATGAAAAAATAGATCTGCATAGACCTTATGTAGATGATATTATTTTAGTTTCAAAGGATGGAAAACCGATGAAACGAGAAACGGACTTAATTGATGTGTGGTTTGACTCGGGTGCAATGCCTTATGCGCAGATCCATTATCCGTTTGAAAACAAAGAGCTGTTGGATGGACATGAAGTATATCCTGCTGATTTTATAGCTGAAGGAGTTGACCAAACACGTGGTTGGTTTTTTACTTTGCATGCTATTGCGACAATGGTCTTTGATAGTGTATCCTATAAAGCTGTTATATCTAACGGATTAGTATTGGACAAGAATGGTAATAAGATGTCTAAGCGTTTGGGAAATGCTGTTGACCCTTTCTCTACAATTGAGAAATATGGTTCAGATCCACTTCGCTGGTATATGATAACTAATTCTTCTCCTTGGGATAATTTGAAATTTGATGTAGATGGTATTGAAGAAATACGGCGGAAATTCTTTGGTACTTTATATAATACATATTCATTCTTTGCTCTTTATGCTAATGTTGATGGCTTTGAATACAAAGAAAATGAAATAGCGTTGAATGATCGTCCGGAGATAGACCGTTGGATATTGTCAGTTTTGCATTCTCTTGTTAAAGAAGTTGATGTTTGCTACAATGAATATGAGCCAACTAAAGCTGGGCGTTTGATCTCAGATTTTGTAAATGATAATCTATCTAACTGGTATGTTCGTTTAAATCGTAAACGCTTTTGGGGGGGAGAATATTCTCAAGATAAACTTTCAGCTTATCAAACATTATATATTTGTTTGGAAACAGTTGCTAAATTAATGGCACCGATTGCTCCTTTCTATGCTGACCGTTTATACTTAGATCTTATAACAGCAACTGGTCGTGACAATGTGCAATCGGTACATTTGGCTAAATTCCCTGTATGTGTAGAGTCTTTCATTAATAAAGAGTTGGAAGCACGTATGGAAATGGCACAAAATGTAACATCGATGGTATTGGCTTTGCGTAGAAAGGTTAATATCAAGGTGCGTCAGCCATTACAATGCATCATGATTCCTGTGGTAGATCAGCAACAAAAAGCACATATTGAAGCTGTTAAGTCCTTGATTATGAATGAAGTTAATATCAAGGAAATCAATTTTGTAGATGGTGCTGCCGGAGTTTTGGTTAAGAAAGTAAAATGTGATTTCAAAAAACTTGGTCCGAAATTTGGGAAACAAATGAAGGCTGTTGCTGCCGCTGTTAACGACTTATCTCAGGAAGCAATTGCTGAATTAGAGAACAAAGGATGCTATCTATTGAATCTTAATGGCGAAGAAGCTACCATAGAAATAGCGGATGTTGAAATAATAAGTGAAGACATCCCGGGATGGCTTGTTGCGAATGAAGGAACTTTAACTGTGGCTTTGGATGTGACAATTACCGAAGAACTTCGCCGTGAAGGTATTGCTAGGGAATTAGTAAATCGTATTCAAAATATTCGTAAATCTAATGGCTTTGAAATAACAGATAAAATAAGAATCTTGTTATCTAAAAATGAGCAAACGGATGATGCGGTAAATGAATATAATAGCTATATTTGCGCTCAAGTTTTGGCAGTGTCATTACAACTTGTGACGGAAGTAAATAATAATGCTACTGAATTGAACTTTGATGATTTCTCTCTATATGTTGATGTAATTAAAGAATAA
- a CDS encoding TraR/DksA C4-type zinc finger protein has translation MAEKTRYSDAELEEFRAIIMEKLELAQRDYEQFKNSIMNKDGNDIDDTSPTYKVLEEGANTLSKEETTRLAQRQLKFIQGLQAALIRIQNKTYGICRETGKLIPAERLRAVPHATLSIEAKNEGKK, from the coding sequence ATGGCAGAAAAAACGAGATACTCAGATGCGGAATTAGAAGAATTTCGTGCTATTATCATGGAAAAGCTTGAGTTAGCTCAACGTGATTATGAACAGTTCAAGAATAGTATTATGAACAAAGATGGCAATGATATTGATGATACATCGCCTACATATAAAGTTTTGGAAGAAGGGGCGAATACTTTGTCTAAAGAAGAAACAACAAGATTGGCGCAACGTCAATTGAAATTTATACAAGGATTGCAAGCTGCTTTGATTCGTATTCAGAATAAAACTTATGGCATCTGTCGTGAAACGGGGAAATTAATCCCTGCTGAGCGTTTGCGCGCCGTACCTCATGCTACATTAAGTATTGAGGCAAAAAATGAAGGAAAGAAATAG